A single Nicotiana tabacum cultivar K326 chromosome 5, ASM71507v2, whole genome shotgun sequence DNA region contains:
- the LOC107786696 gene encoding uncharacterized protein LOC107786696 — protein MEYEQRSGGRPFNFFNCMAQHKEFEDVVYECWRQRGGETIMNKVWRKLKILKNKLKQMNRKEFSNTVQRIQATRIKLEGIQEQMDGPGNSNERITQEKKAKKELAKWIGIEESIMKQKSRIKWLKLGDANTIYFHACAKSRQATNHIAAVQLPAVSSEVMKQGNNLNRQQQLSLIRVVTEEEVKQALQDIDDNKAPGCDGYTAFFYKKACHIIGKEVTQVVLEFFENP, from the exons ATGGAGTATGAGCAACGGAGTGGAGGGAGACCTTTTAATTTCTTTAATTGTATGGCACAACATAAAGAATTTGAGGATGTTGTGTATGAATGTTGGAGGCAAAGAGGTGGAGAAACAATAATGAACAAAGTATGGAGGAAACTCAAGATACTAAAGAACAAGCTGAAGCAGATGAATAGAAAAGAATTTAGCAACACTGTTCAAAGAATTCAAGCAACAAGAATAAAGTTGGAGGGGATTCAAGAGCAAATGGATGGACCTGGAAACAGTAATGAAAGAATAACACAAGAAAAAAAGGCAAAGAAGGAGTTAGCTAAATGGATTGGAATTGAGGAAAGCATAATGAAGCAAAAATCAAGGATCAAATGGCTCAAACTGGGAGATGCAAATACAATATATTTTCATGCTTGTGCTAAGAGTAGGCAAGCCACTAACCATATTG CAGCAGTGCAATTGCCAGCAGTAAGTTCAGAAGTGATGAAGCAGGGGAACAACCTGAACAGGCAGCAACAATTAAGTCTAATAAGAGTAGTAACTGAAGAAGAAGTCAAGCAAGCACTTCAGGATATTGATGATAACAAAGCCCCAGGTTGTGATGGATACACTGCTTTTTTCTACAAGAAAGCATGTCATATTATAGGGAAGGAGGTGACTCAAGTTGTATTGGAATTCTTTGAGAACCCATAA